In Sodalis ligni, a single genomic region encodes these proteins:
- the asr gene encoding acid resistance repetitive basic protein Asr — MKKVLALVIAAAMGLSSAAFAADTTTSTTTPASTTTSTTVTKTPAKTVTHKKHVKKAKKAPAQTAQAAKKHVKKAHKKAAPAQTAQAAKKHVKKAHKKAAPAAAAATTTPAS; from the coding sequence ATGAAAAAAGTACTTGCACTGGTTATTGCTGCTGCCATGGGATTGTCCAGCGCTGCTTTTGCCGCTGATACCACTACCTCTACTACTACCCCGGCGTCTACCACCACCAGCACCACGGTGACCAAGACTCCGGCTAAGACCGTAACTCATAAGAAACATGTTAAAAAAGCCAAGAAAGCACCGGCCCAGACTGCCCAAGCAGCCAAAAAACATGTGAAGAAAGCTCATAAGAAAGCCGCCCCGGCGCAAACTGCCCAGGCTGCTAAAAAACACGTGAAGAAAGCCCATAAGAAAGCCGCTCCGGCCGCTGCTGCAGCCACTACCACTCCGGCATCTTAA